The following DNA comes from Rosa rugosa chromosome 5, drRosRugo1.1, whole genome shotgun sequence.
ACCGCCTTGTTTTGTTCTGATAACACTTTTGGGATTGCTGTGGGAGATTTCCCTGGTGGCGGCTTTGTAGATGGAGCCATCTTACCCTTTTGAACACTAGAGTTTACACCATTGGAAGAGTGTACGTCAGAGACTCTTCGTGGTTGTCCATCACACCTCTGAGACGATAATTTCTTTGTGTCTGTGTTTGACTGATTTTGTTTAGATGCTGTAGACCGTTTGAAAACTAAAGGTTCCTCGTCATCTTCAGATAGATTTGGATTAATATTATTCTGATAAGCCATCAGCAAACTTTGTGCTCTACTTGCATGTAGATCACCTAAATCATGCAAAACATAACATATATTTCAAAATGGGTACACTCCCCCAACAATTACAATGAAAAGCACACATGTGAGGCTAGATAATTATCCATAAACAACAGAAGAAATATTATCAATATGACCTAAATCAGATGCTGTAGACCGTTTGAAAACTAAAGGTTCCTCGTCATCTTCAGATAGATTTGGATTAATATTATTCTGATAAGCCATCAGCAAACTTTGTGCCCTACTTGCATGTAGATCACCTAAATCATGCAAAACATAACATATATTTCAAAATGGGTACACTCCCCCAACAATTAcaatgcaaagcacacatgtgAGGCTAGATAATTATCCAAAGACAACAGAAGAAATATTATCAATATGATGATAAATTCAGGCAATTCTCTTCACAATTGGTTCAACACGTTAGCCAACTTTGAAATGAACTATGAGAAATGTGACACTCCCCTTAAGCTCATCCAAGGCATCTAATGTGACCCTAAGATTCTCCTCAAGTTTTAAGCTCAAATTACTGTAAGGTAAAGTTTTGGACAATCTGTCCATGTAGAGACTGGCAATGACAAAATAAGTAAAAAGGGACCAAATTGATAACAAGGAAAGTTACTCAACACCATTCACAAGCCTCACAAAGCAGAGCCTAGCATTGTCTCTAAGTTAAACGAAAACCCGAATTTCTAATTCCACTTATTGTGTTACCAATTAGAGCCGCATGAACTACAGACAACCATCAACTCCCCCAAACTTGCTTTTCCCCCAATCTCCCAAAACAAAAGATACCAGCTTTGATtgaacaacccagaaaaagcaAATACAATTTTATCAAAACTAGAACAGATAAACACGTTCGTTATATATTCAACAATGTTTGCCTCACACCAAACTCAGATACAGCTCAACTACTTGAACCAAACCTAACCTAAAAACCTagcaatggaaaaaaaaaattaagcccATTATTTCCGTCTTCACTGTTTCAATTCCCTCCAGCGGAACCCTAATTTCAATTCAAAAAATGGTGCGAGAGAGAAAGCAAAAAGCGAGAGGCTTGAGACGTACTTGTTCGGCAAATGTATTGAATGCGACGGCAGCGTTTTGTTGTCTGAAATTTAGGGCAAAACCGAATGGTATTGAGCTGagtttaatttatatattagGGCAAAGCCGGGACCTCCAGACGACGCCGTTTTTGGGgttagagagagaaggagagctCCGGATTCTGGTGAGAAAGAAGGGAAGAAAGGTTTGGCCTTGGGACAGGTTTTTACAGAAACCGATCAGGAAAATTTGACAGCTCCAAAACTGGCCCAGCCTTGTTTCCTCTTCACGTTTTTGGCCCTTTTGCCACGTTTTTAAGGTTCTAGACTGCTATCCCTGTTTAAACGTTGCGTTTTGAGAGGGAGGTGAGGTGGAATGCTGGCACGATAGGGTTGGAGTGTGTATTGGATACAATTGGAACCTAGGGCTTGGATGTTTTGATGCACCGGGGGCGGGGTTGGATTGGATCGACTTAAATCTGGAAAGATTCTCGGATTTAGATTATGTTTATGTTAGATTTAATTTCACGTTTCAGGTCCACTGAGTATCGGATTTCAACCCGATTGCGTATTATTATGTAGCGAtttatttccataaaaaaaatgtagcgatttattttagtatatctatatataagcAAAATCTTATTAGTGGATTTAACTAGATAAGTTACCGTAAGAGATGAGTTACCGAGTCAGGTATTGTGTATCTTTAATCTCAATTCTTAAAGACATGTTGTTTTCCTATGTTTGTTAGGGTTTCCTAAGGTTTGGAACAGCCTCAGTGTTGCAGCACCCTAATTTTCACTCTAAGTTGTTGATGAGATGCCTATGAGATTTGCGTCATCTCTAGCATGTAAGATTGTTAATTCTAACACAACTCGATAACACCTGCACGATTAAAAAGAAAGTCATTTGCTTGTTAACCTGCTACGAACCAATTAATAAACAAGTAAggtttaatttcagtttaccccgctgaggtttgggggtgtcatcatttcaccccccaaactctcaatttcacttttttactctctgaactttccaatttcaatcagtcgtgtccaatttctcttatttcgtccaaattggactttaactctgacttttgaggggtaaaatggtcatttcaagacaaaaaaaaaaatataaaaaaaaattcgtttttttattattttttttttctgtttttttgtttttttttatgtttcttcgtttttttttttttaaaattttattttgtcttcaacctatacaccacatgttataataggtttataaaaataaaaaaatactctaggtggttaaaagccgctcgctggtctacgatatttgttatatatctccgataaagtgaagaattttaggatatatccccaataaagtgaagaaatatctgtaaaaaaataattttacactttatctgtaaataaatatctgtatatccccaataaagtgaagaaatatctgtgtgaaatcatttttggtctacgatatttgtgatatatctccaataaagtgaagaattttaggatatatccccaataaagtgaagaaatatttgtgtaaaatcatttttggtctacgatatttgtgatatatctccaataaagtgaagaattttaggatatatcctcaataaagtgaagaaatatctgtaaaaaatgattttacactttatctgtaaatatctgtatatccccaataaagtgaagaaatatctgtttaaaatcattttttacagatatttatttacagataaagtgtaaaattattttttatagatatttcttcactttattggggatatatcttaaaattcttcactttatcagagatatatcacaaatatcgtagaccagcgagtgtgtaaaatcattttttacagatatttatttacagataaagtgtaaaattattttttacagatatttcttcactttattggggatatatcctaaaattcttcactttatcggagatatatcacaaatatcgtagaccagcgagcggcttttaaccacctagagtatttttttgtttttataaacctattataacttgtggtgtataggttgaagacaaattttttttaaaaaaaaaaaaaaaaaaaaaatagaaaaaaaaaaatttattttttttattttttttgtcttgaaatgaccattttaccccttaaaagtcagagttaaagtccaatttggacggaataggagaaattggacacgactgattgaaattggaaagttcagggggtaaaaaagtgaaattgagagtttggggggtgaaatgatgacacccccaaacctcaggggggtaaactgtaattaatccaACAAGTAATTTACATGTCAAATGGCCAAAACGAAATGAACCAGTGTCACTCGTTTATTAAACGAATCGGGTCGAGTTGTATATAGTTCGTATACATAACcaatttttttgaaatgaaTTATTCATAGACATTAATATATGATCCTAACTTGGGTATAGAATAGTACAAAAGACGACTACTCCATGTAAACAATTTGAGCACCGAGTACGTAGTCAATACCAAACAAAAGTACTTCGCCTTGTAGGTAATTTATTCTACTTGACTTCATAGGCctagcacgcaattgtggtacgataAAACCAATCACTTCCAAATGCTCCTACAAGCGCTTTCGCTAACATAGACATAAACAAACTAGGGCCAGTTAGTCGGGGCCCAATCTCACAAGAACTAGACTTAAGCTGGCCGACCCATATGAACTTGCACCCACGAGACCCAGGCCTAAACCTAAGCAAAGCTGACATAAGCACATGTAGAGTACCCTGCACCTCCTGCCAAAGCATCACTAAAGCCGTCTCTAGTGGCCAATCTTTCCAACCTATCGTCACTGAACTTAGACTCTACTCACCACGAGACCCAAGGCAGTCGACAACCAATAGCCGATATGCTATTCAACAGTTTTCGACAAACATCGGTCAAACCTACTAGAGACTGCCGATCGGTACCACGAATTCGTTGTCGTTGGGAACCACGAGTTGCATCGAGAACAAAACAGATCTCGACACCACCCACCGGATCAAACTCCCACCCAGTGAAATCGATCAACCAACTCCACTGCAGGGTAATTGACACCTCCGCGCACCACCATTGTCCTCAAGCCTCAATAACCGTAGACCTATGGATGCCCCGTCAAGCTTGACACCGACACTGCACCGTGATGACCAAGCCACTACCGCATAGACTCGAAAccattagggtttcgatatacaCAACCAACTAAATATGAAATATTTTTAGAAAGTTAACATCTTAAAGAGATGCAATGGTGAAGTTGTGTACTAGTATTTTAAGATTTTTACATCCTTTTCAATCACGTATCTTAAATGGGTCAAATCGTGACCCACTTATATAGTATAAATAGGTCATCAAATTAACTTTCACACGACTTGTTTACTAAATGGGTTAAACGGGTTACAGTGCGTCACCCGTTTAATAAACAAGTTGAGTTTGTGTTTGTTTATTATGACATATTTATAACCGTGACACGTTTAATATCTAGATATGATATGCACTCGACTCAACATGACTCATTGACAACCTACCAGCATACATAACAATGTTGTTGGTTTTTAACCCATTGGTGGTGTTGTTCTTAAGGTGAGTCATCAGTTTACCGTGAGATACTCCTCATAAGTAAGAAGATttcgaaaaaaaagaaataacctTGAACTCAAAAGTCATCTCTTGCTTAAAGTAAGGATGAttgtatatataattttttttactaaTTTTTTTGAGTAATGCATTGCATATGGCAGTGTCCAAAGGCTAAACATGTAGGTGTGGAAATTAACTTGGTTGAGGTCAGTGGTGAAGATATGGAGTGTGCCTTCTTTTATTGATCTGTTGTGTCATGTTGCTGCAGAAGGAGAGGTTAGGGAGATAGAATTGTTTGCAGGAATAGCTTGGTGGATTTGGCGTCATAGAAATAATGCTTTTCATTGGGGTAAGGAGCTGCAAGCTTCTGAGTTGTTCCATAAAGCAGTAGAGTGGATGGAGGAATGGTCCAATGCAAATGTAAAGGACCAGAAGCCTTTGCAATCTAGCGACAATGATGCAGATTCGTTAATTTGGGAGGCTCCTCCTCCTAGTTGGATCAAGCTTCACTTTGATGGTGcatgtgatgtaaaaaaatggaagagttgGTATACGTGCAGTAGTTCTTGATGAATTTGGAAGGATGCAAGGTGCATTGGTTGATCCTGTTGATGGGACACTTAGTCTGTTGGCAACAGAAGCTGGAGCTTTAAGGTATGGAATTCTTTATTGTAAAGAGCTGGGTTTTACTAGAGTTGAGATTGAAGGTGATGTCTTGAATGTGTTGAAGGCTTTAGACAGTAATGGCTTTGACTTGAGTGAGATTGGGGCTGTTATTGAGGGTGTTAAACATGTGATGgtagagatggagatggttaAGTGGAAGCATGTTAGGAAAAAGTACAATTAGCTTCCTCATGCTTTAGCCCGGCCGGTCAGCTTTGGCTATGGCTGGGAGTATGTTTTGCAAGGAAATAGGCCCTATTTGGCTACAAGATCTTGTGGAGAAATATACTATGTAACAAGTTTGGGGGCAGAGGCATCTATGCGCTGCTATTACCCTTTTTGCCTTTGGCATCAGTGAATGAAATTATCAGTTTgaatccaacaaaaaaaaaataatataatattgGAATTTTTCATGGTATTTTCTGATACTTGATGCTTATTCTAAATGATAATGACGGCCATGAGGTCATCAAATATGCATCAATGCATTTCATTAACATTAAGAatataagagcatctttagcaatacaaccattttttagtcaaatttagccaaagtagctaaaaagtcattttgctagccactttagaaatatgttTGCATAAGttctttctattttagctaggtttgaatttatattatttattgaatgaagataagtttaaatgtatttagaATTACATAGAATGACtaaaaaggaatgttttaaattaacaaaaataatagaaagCCTCATCTCGTTCTTTATATTTAGAAGCGGataactaaaagttaaaatgaagagccacttaggagtctggtgcaggcgctaaaattgataaaaagctAAATATGCTCTCAAAAATACCTAAGGAGCCaagatagagagtctgctaaagatgctctaagtattTAGTATTCATCTCACTCTACAAACTCAGCCActttggtgacgaaaaattctgaaaaggagtttgactcaccaatgaatgcgaaCTGGAGCGAGAGCTGACCAGGAAAGATTGAGAAGTTTCCTTGGGGAGTTGACTCGGAGTTTGACCGTCAGCTCGAAGaggaggggggtacctgcagaaaaccctttgatgcctaagtcagtacgtttcttagtcgAGTCTAATGAGAGGAATCAGAATGAGATGGTTTACCTGGACGTCAAGCCTCATTTATATAGGCAATGACTTACTTGGGGGACAAGCCGCCATTAATTCCGCTTTTATGGCCGCATTTTACATACTTATGATGATAATCACTGCTGCATTAACGATGGTTAATCATGACTCATTTATGACAGTCATTCATCGCGCATTCATAACCGTAATCATTGCGTGTAGTTATTATTGTAGTTAAGGCCGTATTAATTGTCGCTTTTATGATCGATATTCATCACCATATTAACTACTGAGTTAATTGTCTTTATTATGGGTCTAGTAGTAGTTGACCACCCCCATAATGCCCCAAATTTTCTACTTAGGAACCTTTCCCAAGAGAAAATTTCTAAAGCTTGAACTTTCTCCACATAAGAAGAGCCTCGTCCTCACTTAAGTCAGCATCTCATCTCATGGACGACGCTGACGCCGATGCACCCAGACCAGAACTCGGATCTGCCTCTGTCTCACAACAGGTGTTGATGTCTGAGATTTAGCGGTAACTAGATCTTGTTTAACGTTGGTCCACACTTGGACCGCTGCTGAAGAGGTTGCAGCACTTCCGTTacttgtcaagtaaaatacacagggcgttagagggagaccACGGTTGGCAGTCTTCTctactctgatgcctaagtcagtcaatgtatttatgttgatagAATAAtgttaggtaagtagtaaaggcATAATTAATtaggagagaggagtggaccttttataggtgagggagagactgatctctttcttgttttcgatgtgggactgatgtgcttcaattCCTAGCTTCTGATGTTTCAGCGAGGTgaccttggcgcggcgcgtggcggagCGTCAACGGTGATCTCGGGCTGAGGCAGCGTTCAGGTGGTAGCCCGCTTGGTGGTGTTTCCGTTGGTCACACCCTTGCTGgttgttggtaccgctggcggtggTATGAgtgtagctcattatagctaattatggttaggcaaatgcttatgtaagtaTAGCAGGTCAATCGCCGGATCTTCACTTCGCAACCTCGCCTGCTCGCGGCACCGGAGCCTAGTTTTCAATCTCGTCTGCGTACAGTGCCCCTGACGACCAGCATCGTCTCACAGGCCTCATCCCCGAGCTGTACCCCCAGCGCAGCTCAAGCTAGATGTCGAGCCTAAGTACCCTACTGcgaagctctctctcttctctttgtgagtgtgtttttttttttggctcgtGACATCATCACAGAGTACCGCCAAAGCATGATACTGAATTTCCTTGGGATAGACGAGTCTCTCTTATCGTATTGTGTGGGCTCCGACGACGCTCCTCGACTTCGAAGCTTCTCAGCCTTCTCAATCACTCGAACATTTAGTTTCTTGGGACATGACTGTTAATCTCGACAACCATGACGCTCATCTTGACGACGACGACGGCGCTAGTCTCGATGACAGTAGTGCTTCTCCCCATGACTTTTTTCTCGACGATGGTGACGCCTTTCTCGATGACGGTGACGCCGACCTCGATGACCATCATTGCTGTTTCCATGACCGTGACAACGACGCCTTTCTCGATGACCGCACTGCTGGCGTCAACGATTAAGATGCCGGCACCGATGACCGCGATGCCGGCATCGATGATTACTACACTGACCCCGATGATAGCGTCGCTGGCGTTGATGATGGCGACTACTTTTCGATGACTGCAATGTTGACTCCAACGTTGGTGACACCTTTCACTATGACCGTGACGCCGGCCCCGATTACCATCTCGAACGGTTGGCATGATCACTCCCTCAATTACCTGTCTCCTTGAGCGTTTACCAACATGCCTTTATAAATTATCAATCATTTGAGTATTATCATATCATATGTACTAACCTTGAGTGCTTGGCGCAGTTGCTCCCTCAAGAGCCTGCCTCCTTAAAAGTTCACTTTTTTGTCTCTTTGAAAATTCGCCTCATCGAGAGAAACTTACCTCTACGAGCCCTTGCTTCCTTGAGGGTTTTTCTCTTTGAGAAAAATTCGCCTCCTCTAGAGTTCTTCTCTTTGAGAATTCTTTTACATGACGTATAATTCACTTCCCTACATGCCCCTTGTTTTTCTTCCCTGCGTGTGCAGTCGcccaagaagaaaaacaaaacaaaaaagcaatGTATTGGAGAATTTGAAACCAAACTTGGTTTACCAGCCGACGATCTCTTATGGGATTTCCCCCATGCCCTGAGGGGTTTGCATCCACTATCAATCTCGCAAACTAAGTTTGTCAATCTCCACGTCCCACAAGAATAAGATCTGTCACCTCGTCCCACCGTCGCATACAGCGAGGGTgaggtccatcatcccacccccacCTACAGCGAGGGGGTGAGGTATATCGGCTCACCCCCGCCGTCGGCGAGGTGTGGTCCTACCAGCCCACCCCGCTGCCGGAGAGGGTGTGCTATTTCATCCCACTCCGCCGCtggcgagggtgtggtccatcatcacACCCCTACTGCTGGGGAGGGTGAGGTTCAGGAGGTCGCGCAAGTTAAGCGAACAATATTTCAGTC
Coding sequences within:
- the LOC133711306 gene encoding uncharacterized protein LOC133711306 translates to MHCIWQCPKAKHVEGEVREIELFAGIAWWIWRHRNNAFHWGKELQASELFHKAVEWMEEWSNANVKDQKPLQSSDNDADSLIWEAPPPSWIKLHFDVVLDEFGRMQGALVDPVDGTLSLLATEAGALRYGILYCKELGFTRVEIEGDVLNVLKALDSNGFDLSEIGAVIEGVKHVMVEMEMVKWKHVRKKYN